A region of Solanum dulcamara chromosome 7, daSolDulc1.2, whole genome shotgun sequence DNA encodes the following proteins:
- the LOC129894475 gene encoding ACT domain-containing protein ACR11-like, translated as MAVTMASCGSISGVYANLNSIEKIPISSPGLLRGSFGLDPVQRICLVPKRLAFFESTIIPKASSTAAVEDGSSQDTAVPTPKVIIDLDSDPEATVVEVTFGDRLGALLDTMSALKNLGLNVVKANVYLDSSGKHNKLCITNASTGRKVEDPELLEAIRLTIINNLMEFHPESSSQLAMGEAFGAFQPYQKLDVDIATHIHVYDDGPERSLLCVEAADRPGLIVDLVKIITEINIDVISGEFDTEGLLAKAKFHVSYKNKALIKPLQQVLANSLRYYLRRPTTEESSF; from the exons ATGGCTGTGACTATGGCTTCTTGTGGGAGCATTTCTGGGGTTTATGCTAATTTAAATTCAATTGAGAAAATACCCATTTCAAGTCCAGGTCTCCTCAGGGGTTCTTTTGGTTTGGATCCTGTACAGAGAATATGCCTTGTTCCCAAGAG ATTAGCATTTTTTGAGAGTACAATTATTCCAAAAGCATCCTCAACTGCTGCTGTTGAG GATGGAAGTTCCCAAGATACTGCTGTCCCAACGCCCAAAGTCATAATAGATTTGGATTCGGATCCAGAAGCAACTGTAGTGGAGGTTACCTTTGGTGATCGCCTTGGGGCTCTTCTTGACACA ATGAGTGCACTGAAAAATCTTGGACTGAATGTTGTCAAGGCTAATGTCTATCTAGATTCATCAGGGAAGCACAATAAATTATGCATCACAAATGC TTCTACAGGTAGAAAGGTAGAGGATCCAGAGCTGCTAGAAGCAATTCGATTGACAATTATCAACAATTTGATGGAGTTTCATCCG GAGTCTAGCTCTCAGTTAGCTATGGGTGAAGCCTTTGGTGCTTTTCAACCATATCAAAAG CTTGATGTGGACATAGCAACTCATATCCATGTCTACGACGATGGTCCTGAACGAAG CTTACTGTGTGTAGAGGCAGCAGACCGACCTGGATTAATAGTTGATCTCGTCAAGATCATTACTGAAATAAACATTGATGTTATATCAGGAGAATTTGACACTGAG GGATTGCTAGCTAAGGCAAAATTTCACGTAAGCTACAAGAACAAAGCTCTCATCAAGCCTCTTCAACAG GTTCTTGCAAACAGCCTGCGCTATTACTTGAGGAGACCAACAACAGAAGAGTCAAGTTTTTAG
- the LOC129894098 gene encoding 4-coumarate--CoA ligase 1, producing the protein MPMDTETKQSGDLIFRSKLPDIYIPKHMPLHSYCFENLPEFSSRPCLIDGANDQIYTYAEVEQTSRKVAVGLNKLGIQQKDTIMILLPNCPEFVFAFIGASYLGAISTMANPLFTPAEVVKQAKASSAKIIITLACFVGKVKDYAIENDLKVICVDSGPEDCVHFSELIRSDEHDIPEVKIQPDDVVALPYSSGTTGLPKGVMLTHKGLVTSVAQQVDGENANLYMHSEDVLMCVLPLFHIYSLNSVLLCGLRVGAAILIMQKFDIAQFLELIQKHKVTIGPFVPPIVLAIAKSPLVDNYDLSSVRTVMSGAAPLGKELEDAVRAKFPKAKLGQGYGMTEAGPVLAMCLAFAKEPFDIKSGACGTVVRNAEMKIVDPDTGCSLHRNQPGEICIRGDQIMKGYLNDPEATTRTIDKEGWLHTGDIGLIDDDDELFIVDRLKELIKYKGFQVAPAELEALLVNHPNISDAAVVPMKDEQAGEVPVAFVVRSNGSAINEDEVKDFVSKQVVFYKRIKRVFFVEMVPKSPSGKILRKDLRARLAAGVTN; encoded by the exons ATGCCGATGGATACTGAAACAAAGCAATCCGGAGATTTAATCTTTCGATCTAAACTCCCTGATATTTACATCCCTAAACATATGCCTCTACATTCTTATTGCTTCGAAAACCTTCCGGAGTTCAGTTCCCGCCCCTGTTTGATTGATGGTGCAAACGACCAAATCTACACTTACGCCGAAGTCGAGCAAACTTCGAGAAAAGTTGCTGTTGGTCTTAACAAATTGGGGATCCAACAGAAGGATACAATCATGATCCTCTTGCCTAATTGCCCTGAATTTGTGTTTGCTTTTATTGGTGCATCGTATTTAGGGGCAATTTCCACAATGGCTAATCCTTTGTTTACCCCAGCTGAGGTAGTAAAGCAAGCCAAAGCGTCAAGTGCTAAGATTATTATCACCTTGGCTTGTTTTGTGGGGAAAGTGAAGGATTACGCAATTGAAAATGATTTGAAGGTAATTTGCGTCGATTCAGGACCGGAAGATTGTGTCCATTTCTCCGAGTTGATTCGATCTGACGAACACGACATTCCTGAGGTGAAAATCCAGCCGGACGACGTCGTAGCGCTGCCATATTCCTCTGGGACTACGGGGCTACCGAAAGGGGTGATGTTGACACATAAGGGATTAGTAACAAGTGTCGCGCAACAAGTTGATGGAGAAAATGCTAACTTGTATATGCACAGTGAGGATGTGTTGATGTGTGTGTTGCCTTTGTTTCATATTTACTCACTCAACTCTGTTTTGCTCTGTGGATTAAGAGTCGGAGCAGCCATTTTGATTATGCAGAAATTCGATATTGCTcagtttttggagttgattcaGAAGCATAAGGTGACAATTGGGCCATTTGTACCGCCTATTGTTCTCGCCATTGCTAAGAGTCCATTAGTTGATAATTACGATCTTTCATCAGTAAGAACAGTCATGTCTGGTGCTGCACCATTAGGAAAGGAACTTGAAGACGCAGTCCGAGCCAAATTCCCTAAAGCTAAACTTGGTCAG ggTTACGGAATGACGGAAGCCGGTCCGGTGCTGGCGATGTGTTTGGCATTTGCGAAAGAACCCTTTGATATTAAGTCAGGGGCATGTGGTACTGTTGTGAGGAATGCAGAGATGAAAATTGTGGATCCGGATACGGGTTGCTCCTTGCACCGTAACCAACCCGGTGAAATTTGCATTAGAGGTGATCAAATCATGAAAG GTTACTTGAATGATCCCGAGGCCACGACGAGAACCATAGACAAAGAAGGATGGTTGCACACCGGGGACATTGGGCTCATCGACGATGATGACGAACTTTTTATTGTTGACCGATTGAAGGAATTGATCAAATACAAAGGATTTCAAGTGGCACCTGCCGAGCTTGAAGCACTTCTCGTCAACCACCCCAACATTTCTGATGCTGCTGTTGTCCC CATGAAAGATGAACAAGCGGGAGAAGTTCCAGTGGCTTTTGTTGTTAGATCAAATGGATCCGCCATTAATGAGGATGAAGTCAAGGATTTCGTCTCTAAGCAG GTGGTATTCTATAAGAGAATAAAGCGTGTATTTTTCGTGGAGATGGTACCAAAATCTCCGTCAGGAAAAATTCTGAGAAAGGACTTGAGAGCTAGACTGGCTGCTGGTGTTACAAATTGA